In Gossypium hirsutum isolate 1008001.06 chromosome D06, Gossypium_hirsutum_v2.1, whole genome shotgun sequence, one genomic interval encodes:
- the LOC107900294 gene encoding profilin-2 → MSWQTYVDEHLMCDIDGTGHHLTAAAIIGHDGSVWAQSSKFPQLKGNETTDIMKDFDQPGHLAPTGLHIEGVKYMVIQGEPGAVIRGKKGPGGITIKKTAQALIFGIYEEPVTPGQCNLVVERLGDYLAEQGL, encoded by the exons ATGTCGTGGCAAACTTACGTAGATGAGCACTTGATGTGTGATATCGATGGCACAGGCCACCACCTTACTGCCGCTGCTATCATTGGCCATGATGGCAGTGTCTGGGCTCAGAGCTCTAAGTTCCCTCAG TTAAAGGGTAATGAGACCACTGACATCATGAAAGATTTCGACCAACCAGGCCACCTTGCACCTACTGGCTTACACATTGAGGGTGTAAAGTATATGGTGATCCAGGGTGAACCTGGAGCTGTTATTCGTGGAAAAAAG GGACCAGGAGGGATAACAATCAAGAAAACAGCACAGGCGCTTATTTTTGGGATCTATGAAGAACCAGTGACTCCAGGGCAATGCAACCTGGTTGTGGAGAGGTTGGGAGATTATCTTGCAGAACAAGGCCTGTAG
- the LOC107901159 gene encoding profilin-2 produces MSWQAYVDDHLLCDIEGNHLSAAAIIGQDGSVWAQSSNFPQFKQEEINGIMNDFAEPGSLAPTGLYLGGTKYMVIQGEPGAVIRGKKGPGGVTVKKTNQALIIGIYDEPMTPGQCNMVVERLGDYLIDQGL; encoded by the exons atgtcGTGGCAAGCGTATGTTGATGATCACCTGTTGTGTGATATCGAAGGCAACCATCTCTCTGCCGCTGCTATCATCGGCCAAGACGGCAGTGTTTGGGCTCAGAGCTCCAATTTCCCTCAG TTTAAGCAAGAAGAAATCAATGGCATCATGAATGACTTTGCTGAACCCGGATCACTTGCCCCAACCGGATTGTACCTTGGTGGCACTAAATACATGGTGATCCAAGGTGAACCAGGAGCTGTTATTCGAGGGAAGAAG GGACCTGGAGGTGTTACTGTTAAAAAGACCAATCAGGCCTTGATCATCGGCATCTATGATGAGCCAATGACTCCCGGGCAGTGCAACATGGTTGTGGAAAGGCTGGGTGATTATCTCATTGATCAGGGTCTTTGA